A region of the Myxococcus stipitatus DSM 14675 genome:
GAGGTTGTCGTTGTGGACGTAGCGCTTGAGGAGGGCGAGGGCCTCGGGGGTGACGTGCTCGGGGCGGACCTCCGAGGGGAATGTGCCGTAGTACACGCGCCCGTCGGGGGCCATGGCCTCGCTCACCGCCGCGAGGAGCTCTTCGACGGCGGCCAGGTTCATCGTCTCGTCGGCGGTGCCGTAGGACATGGACGTGGGGGTGATGAACCGGATGTCCCGGCGCCCGGAGCGGCGCAGCTCGCGGGCCCAGTGCGCCACGTTGGCCACGGAGCGGTGGCGGAAGCGCGCCTTGCTCATGAAGGGCGTCTGACAGAACCGGCATGCGTAGATGCAGCCGCGCGTGATTTCGATGGCCCCGAACATCGCGTTCCGCGCGGCGAAGGGAGGGAAGTCATCGAGCTTCACGCCCTCGCCCCGGCCGTGCTGGACCAGCTTGCCGTCCTTCAGCCAGGCCACGCCGTGGGTGTCACGGGGCTCGTCCCCTCGCTGGACGCGAGCGAGCAGCTCACGAAGGGAGTGCTCACCCTCGCCGATGGCGATGAGGTCGAAGCCGGCATGGAGCGTCTGGAGCGGCTCGGCCGTCGCGTGGACGCCGCCGGCGATGCAGAGGACGGAGCGCCCTTCCAGTCGTTCGCGAACCCACGTCAGTTCCTCCGCCGAGGCGGCGAAGCTGGCCGAGTAGAACGACCACGCGGCCACCACGGTGTCACCCGCGTCCGCGCGCTCCTTCACCGTGGCGAGCAAGGTCTCGCGGTCTCGAGGGAAGAACAGCTTCACGTCCGCGAGCGTCGGGTCGGACTCGACGGCGCCCGCGAGCACGGTGAAGGCGTACTTGCCGGGGTACTGATAGCTGAGGACCAACGAGACGGGGCGGTGCGGCACCATGAACAAGGGTCATGATGCCACAGGCGCCGCCGCGCAAGGCCCGGCTTGAGCGGCCCGGGCAAGCAACGCGGCGTGCGCTGGGCACCAGCGAGCGAGACGACAGACTCCC
Encoded here:
- a CDS encoding TIGR04013 family B12-binding domain/radical SAM domain-containing protein, which encodes MVPHRPVSLVLSYQYPGKYAFTVLAGAVESDPTLADVKLFFPRDRETLLATVKERADAGDTVVAAWSFYSASFAASAEELTWVRERLEGRSVLCIAGGVHATAEPLQTLHAGFDLIAIGEGEHSLRELLARVQRGDEPRDTHGVAWLKDGKLVQHGRGEGVKLDDFPPFAARNAMFGAIEITRGCIYACRFCQTPFMSKARFRHRSVANVAHWARELRRSGRRDIRFITPTSMSYGTADETMNLAAVEELLAAVSEAMAPDGRVYYGTFPSEVRPEHVTPEALALLKRYVHNDNLIIGGQSGSERILQSTRRGHDVETVVRATRLAVEGGFVPNVDFILGLPGEEASDVEATVALMERLAELGARVHGHAFMPLPGTPFRDAPPGQVDDETRRKLDKLASQGRLYGHWKQQVTLAEGIASRRRPRAG